In Tetrapisispora phaffii CBS 4417 chromosome 6, complete genome, a single genomic region encodes these proteins:
- the FPS1 gene encoding Fps1p (similar to Saccharomyces cerevisiae FPS1 (YLL043W); ancestral locus Anc_4.10), producing the protein MSGNAQSVNDFLTGDNGRQQDGEQDFDYERQGYAGNDNHEQQPTPQYIPQYSMQHAFPMHEVVPNTFSVGQKTGDPTVEMNKKRNSEQQNMPLAPEMCAVTANVLNVDDLVNQENVAGKMSHNDMPDAAGNGGDDIGMPQSVPMMVKPKAMYQNPQTPTVLPSTYHPINKWSEVKHSYLREFLAEFMGTMVLIIFGDAVGVQVGIGAVQQQNAFNSAIQALISDGSMTENEGKQFKTLENLVSSTGAGTFDDIPLAWAAAVVMGYFAAGGSAISGAHLNPSVTVANWFFRGFPKEKVFIYIAGQVLGGFIGALIVYAYYKKVISVNIPNYFEEQSVANYFCTFPKEYLSSSRQFVSEFITTAMFIAGIFSLTDPYTCLSSDLFPLMLFILIFVLNAAMSFQTGAAINLARDLGPRLALYAVGFSREVLWINNHHYFWVPMVAPLIGSLMGGVVYDVCVYQGHESPVNWPLSVYKEMFFRAWHRRPGWKKRSRGRATSDLSDFSYKSDDDLASNEEKKPEKKEKLGRTRTASNGSSIDGEPKQKSVQFKSVQRGRGTANGVPTILEEEDSIETASLGDSHSSMQLSDSNSLNTVKEDSLDEKY; encoded by the coding sequence ATGTCCGGTAATGCACAGTCCGTTAACGACTTCTTAACGGGGGATAATGGACGACAACAAGACGGTGAACAAGATTTCGATTATGAAAGACAAGGGTATGCAGGCAACGATAACCACGAGCAACAGCCAACCCCTCAGTATATCCCACAATATTCGATGCAACACGCTTTCCCGATGCATGAGGTTGTGCCAAATACGTTCAGCGTTGGACAAAAAACTGGTGATCCAACAGTAGAAATGAATAAGAAGAGGAATTCGGAACAGCAGAATATGCCGCTGGCACCGGAGATGTGTGCGGTGACTGCAAATGTGCTGAATGTAGACGATCTGGTAAATCAAGAGAACGTTGCAGGCAAAATGTCCCATAATGATATGCCGGACGCAGCTGGAAATGGCGGTGATGATATCGGGATGCCTCAAAGTGTTCCAATGATGGTTAAACCTAAGGCAATGTATCAAAATCCACAGACTCCAACTGTGTTGCCTTCCACTTATCATCCTATTAACAAATGGTCCGAAGTGAAACATTCTTATTTGAGGGAATTCTTGGCTGAGTTCATGGGCACAATGGTTTTGATCATTTTTGGTGATGCTGTAGGTGTCCAGGTAGGTATAGGTGCAGTACAACAACAGAATGCATTTAACTCCGCTATACAAGCTTTGATTTCGGATGGCTCGATGACTGAAAATGAAGGTAAACAATTCAAGACTTTGGAAAATTTGGTTTCATCCACAGGTGCTGGTACTTTCGATGATATTCCGCTAGCTTGGGCTGCTGCCGTTGTAATGGGTTATTTTGCCGCTGGTGGCAGTGCCATTTCAGGTGCTCATTTAAATCCTTCTGTGACGGTGGCGAATTGGTTCTTTAGAGGTTTCCCAAAGGAAAAAGTTTTCATTTATATCGCTGGTCAAGTGTTGGGTGGTTTTATTGGTGCATTGATCGTTTACGCATACTATAAGAAGGTTATCTCCGTAAACATTCCAAACTATTTCGAGGAACAATCAGTTGCAAACTATTTCTGTACATTCCCAAAAGAGTATTTATCTAGTTCGAGACAATTCGTCTCAGAATTCATTACCACTGCTATGTTCATTGCTGGTATTTTCTCATTGACAGATCCATATACCTGTTTATCATCAGATTTATTCCCTCTTATGTTGTTTattctaatttttgttttaaatgcTGCCATGAGTTTCCAAACTGGTGCTGCTATCAATCTGGCAAGAGATTTGGGCCCAAGATTAGCATTGTACGCTGTTGGTTTCTCAAGAGAAGTTTTATGGATCAataatcatcattatttctGGGTGCCAATGGTTGCTCCATTGATCGGTAGTCTGATGGGTGGTGTAGTTTACGATGTGTGTGTTTACCAAGGTCATGAATCTCCAGTTAATTGGCCATTAAGTGTTTACAAGGAGATGTTCTTCAGGGCATGGCACAGAAGACCTGGTTGGAAGAAGAGAAGTAGAGGTAGAGCCACTTCTGATTTAAGTGACTTCTCTTATAAGtcagatgatgatttagCATCCAACgaagaaaagaaaccagaaaagaaagagaaattgggaagaacaagaacagCTTCCAACGGTTCTAGCATTGATGGCGAACCAAAGCAAAAGTCTGTCCAATTCAAGTCTGTTCAAAGAGGTAGAGGTACAGCAAATGGTGTTCCAACtattttagaagaagaagactCGATTGAAACAGCTTCATTAGGTGACTCCCATTCATCCATGCAACTTTCAGATAGCAATTCCTTAAATACCGTTAAAGAAGATTCTCTTGATGAAAAATACTAA
- the GOS1 gene encoding Gos1p (similar to Saccharomyces cerevisiae GOS1 (YHL031C); ancestral locus Anc_4.11) yields MASKGSSFVTVRSEIISLESKTDSLLSKYSTFAQTSSADQSTEEKKLDTQIETLLGKTHDIIASLGNIVDENKNISTSKISQLQRHKEVYQEHQKNFRNIRSSIQQERNRLNLLFSVKNDIEQQRNFDTNEDEYIQNEAARIDQSHNVVDDLISQAWETRDQIVSQSHLLNNTNNKIMQTLQRIPGLNVLIGKISTRRRKNAVILASVITFCFLFLFLTW; encoded by the coding sequence ATGGCTTCCAAGGGTTCTTCGTTTGTGACTGTGAGAAGtgaaattatttcattagaATCAAAGACTGATTCGCTGctttcaaaatattctaCGTTTGCTCAGACCTCTAGTGCAGACCAATCGACTGAAGAGAAGAAACTAGATACCCAGATCGAGACGTTATTGGGCAAGACACATGATATAATAGCCAGTTTGGGAAATATTGTGGATGAAAATAAGAACATTTCGACTTCCAAAATATCACAATTACAACGTCATAAGGAAGTTTACCAAGaacatcaaaaaaatttcagaaaTATAAGATCGTCAATTCAACAAGAACGTAATAGATTGAATCTTCTGTTCAGTGTTAAGAATGATATAGAACAACAACGAAATTTCGATacaaatgaagatgaatatattcaaaatgaagCAGCAAGAATCGATCAGTCTCATAATGTTGTGGATGATCTCATTTCTCAAGCTTGGGAAACAAGAGACCAAATCGTTTCACAAAGTCACTTATTGaataatactaataataaaataatgcaAACTTTACAAAGAATACCAGGTCTAAATGTATTAATTGGTAAGATCAGCACTAGAAGGAGAAAAAATGCTGTGATTTTAGCTTCTGTGATCACTTTTTGCTTCTTATTCTTATTCCTTACTTGGTAA
- the SDH2 gene encoding succinate dehydrogenase iron-sulfur protein subunit SDH2 (similar to Saccharomyces cerevisiae SDH2 (YLL041C); ancestral locus Anc_4.13), with amino-acid sequence MFLNLQKNLLSTGRRAFSTTAKMATKQHEPRFKTFKIYRWNPDKPTEKPRLQSYKVDLDDCGPMVLDALLKIKNEQDSTLTLRRSCREGICGSCAMNIGGRNTLACICKIDQDNSKELKVYPLPHMYVVKDLVPDLTHFYKQYKSIQPFLQRKTFPADGKENLQSIADRKKLDGLYECILCACCSTSCPSYWWNQEEYLGPAVLMQAYRWLIDSRDQASHKRKEMLQNSMSLYRCHTIMNCTKTCPKGLNPGKAIAEIKKSLAFD; translated from the coding sequence atgtttttgaatttacaAAAGAATTTGTTGTCGACAGGCAGAAGGGCCTTCTCGACCACGGCCAAAATGGCGACGAAACAGCATGAGCCAAGGTTCAAGACTTTCAAGATTTATAGATGGAATCCAGACAAACCAACCGAAAAACCCCGTTTGCAATCTTACAAAGTTGATCTGGATGACTGTGGTCCCATGGTTCTAGACGCACTATTGAAGATCAAGAACGAGCAAGACAGTACGTTGACTTTGAGAAGATCGTGCAGAGAAGGTATCTGTGGTTCATGTGCAATGAACATTGGAGGTAGAAACACTTTGGCATGTATCTGCAAAATCGATCAGGATAACTCAAAAGAGTTGAAAGTGTATCCCTTGCCACACATGTACGTGGTCAAGGACTTGGTACCAGATTTAACTCATTTTTACAAACAGTACAAGTCGATCCAGCCTTTCTTACAGAGAAAAACGTTCCCTGCTGATGGGAAGGAGAATCTGCAGTCTATAGCGGACCGTAAGAAACTGGATGGACTATACGAGTGTATCCTTTGTGCCTGTTGTTCAACCTCTTGTCCATCGTACTGGTGGAACCAGGAAGAGTACCTAGGTCCTGCTGTCTTGATGCAAGCATACCGTTGGTTAATCGACTCGAGAGATCAAGCCTCGCACAAGAGAAAAGAGATGCTACAAAACTCAATGTCCCTGTACAGATGCCACACTATCATGAACTGTACAAAGACATGTCCAAAGGGCCTGAACCCTGGTAAAGCCATCGCCGAGATTAAAAAATCTTTGGCATTCGACTAA